In one Candidatus Woesearchaeota archaeon genomic region, the following are encoded:
- a CDS encoding helix-turn-helix domain-containing protein, translating to MKTYTTGKAAKICGLSIKTIRRLFDQDQINGHQVQSSCQRRTDRRIPVDSLIKFMRQHNISMDNLVDDNIAQREILYHQMADLRALLVKSKKRSGVFFGFKGLADSLLEVVNNLDPLDNTFGISEDKKRAVILKRMAEIIEKHIKLRHIIAVSKI from the coding sequence ATGAAAACTTACACAACCGGCAAAGCTGCCAAAATTTGCGGGCTATCAATTAAAACAATCAGAAGATTATTTGACCAAGACCAAATAAATGGACACCAGGTTCAAAGCAGTTGTCAACGACGCACCGATAGGCGTATACCAGTAGATAGTCTGATTAAATTTATGAGACAACATAATATATCAATGGACAATCTTGTCGATGACAATATTGCCCAGAGAGAAATTTTGTACCATCAAATGGCAGATTTGAGAGCTTTGCTAGTAAAATCAAAAAAACGAAGCGGAGTCTTTTTTGGATTTAAGGGTTTGGCAGATTCTCTGTTGGAAGTTGTTAATAATCTGGATCCACTCGATAATACTTTTGGAATCAGCGAAGATAAAAAACGGGCAGTAATTTTAAAAAGAATGGCCGAAATCATAGAAAAGCATATCAAACTGCGTCATATTATAGCAGTTTCAAAAATC